The Streptomyces phaeolivaceus genome has a window encoding:
- a CDS encoding RNA-guided endonuclease InsQ/TnpB family protein produces MTQGTLVKRQFGHRARLALSPAGVRAADDQAHSARTMWNLLHAWWQMMPKEKRTLANADAAIRQARQDIDFLAALPAQAAQAVLKTYVQAWKNCWEGRADAPNFKGRLRTVMSVDIPQGRDLNMTRVHRRWGMVNIPKVGRVRFRWTKDLPVGKHANAENRVTGARLIKDVLGWHIAFRVQTLQVKPKLHQGPDVGIDVGVTVPVALSDGKTFEHGEWLTGEEKARLLHLERRAAQRNQQRRPGERTSRRLHHTYDQIAGLRAKAKRRALDWQHKTTTAVARTYGTVVVEALTITNMVKSAKGTVEAPGKNVAQKSGLNRSISQEAWGRTVTMLAYKTARLGGTLVKVPAPNTSRRCSACGFTTPGNRESQAVFVCKNPDCGWSGNADHNAARNILHLYRTGLALVPAAGRAVVRRAKRVKPATAR; encoded by the coding sequence GTGACTCAAGGCACCCTGGTCAAGCGACAGTTCGGGCACCGCGCCCGGCTTGCGCTGTCTCCTGCCGGAGTTCGCGCAGCAGATGACCAGGCCCACTCGGCCCGCACGATGTGGAACCTGCTGCACGCGTGGTGGCAGATGATGCCGAAGGAGAAGCGGACACTCGCGAACGCGGACGCCGCGATCCGGCAAGCCCGCCAGGACATCGACTTCCTGGCCGCCCTGCCCGCCCAGGCCGCGCAAGCGGTACTCAAAACGTACGTCCAGGCGTGGAAGAACTGCTGGGAAGGCCGCGCCGACGCCCCGAACTTCAAGGGCCGCCTCCGCACGGTGATGTCCGTGGACATCCCGCAGGGCAGAGACCTGAACATGACCCGCGTGCACCGCCGCTGGGGCATGGTCAACATTCCCAAGGTGGGCCGGGTCCGGTTCCGGTGGACCAAGGACCTGCCCGTGGGCAAGCACGCCAACGCGGAGAACCGGGTCACCGGGGCACGGCTGATCAAGGACGTGCTCGGCTGGCACATCGCCTTCCGTGTCCAGACCCTTCAGGTCAAGCCCAAGCTCCACCAAGGGCCGGACGTCGGCATCGACGTAGGCGTCACCGTGCCCGTCGCCCTCTCGGACGGCAAAACATTCGAGCACGGCGAATGGCTGACCGGCGAGGAGAAGGCCAGGCTTCTACACCTGGAGCGGCGCGCCGCGCAGCGTAATCAGCAACGCAGGCCCGGCGAGCGCACCAGCCGCCGACTGCACCACACCTACGACCAGATCGCGGGACTGCGCGCGAAAGCCAAGCGTCGGGCCCTGGACTGGCAGCACAAGACGACCACCGCTGTCGCTCGCACGTACGGCACCGTCGTCGTCGAAGCGCTCACCATCACGAACATGGTCAAGTCCGCCAAGGGAACGGTTGAAGCGCCAGGGAAGAACGTCGCCCAGAAGTCCGGGCTGAACCGCTCCATCAGCCAGGAGGCATGGGGCCGCACCGTCACCATGCTGGCCTACAAGACCGCCCGACTCGGCGGCACCCTGGTCAAGGTCCCCGCCCCCAACACCTCCCGGCGCTGCTCGGCATGCGGCTTCACCACGCCCGGAAACCGGGAGTCCCAGGCCGTTTTCGTGTGCAAGAACCCGGACTGCGGCTGGTCGGGCAACGCCGACCACAACGCGGCCCGGAACATCCTGCACCTGTACCGGACGGGCCTCGCGCTCGTCCCGGCTGCCGGGAGGGCAGTCGTCAGGCGCGCCAAGCGCGTCAAGCCCGCTACCGCGAGGTAA
- a CDS encoding coiled-coil domain-containing protein produces MSDTSPYGFELVRRGYDRAQVDERISKLVSDRDSALARITALEKRIEELHLETQNAQAAVTDAEPSYAGLGARVEKILRLAEEEAKDLREEARRAAEQHRDLAESAAQQVRNDAESFAAERKAKAEDEGVRIVEKAKSDASQLRAEAQKDAQSKREEADALFEETRAKAAQAAADFETNLAKRREQSERDLASRQQKAEKRLAEIEHRAEQLRLEAEKLRTDAERRARQTVETAQRQAEDIVADANAKADRIRSESERELAALTNRRDSINAQLTNVREMLATLTGAAVAAAGTPVTDDEPISRGVPAQQSR; encoded by the coding sequence ATGAGCGACACTTCCCCCTACGGCTTCGAGCTTGTGCGGCGTGGATACGACCGCGCTCAGGTGGACGAACGTATCTCCAAGCTCGTCTCCGACCGTGACTCCGCTCTCGCCCGCATCACCGCTCTGGAAAAGCGCATCGAGGAGCTCCACCTCGAAACGCAGAACGCCCAGGCCGCCGTGACCGACGCCGAGCCGTCGTACGCGGGTCTCGGCGCGCGCGTCGAGAAGATCCTCCGCCTCGCCGAGGAGGAGGCGAAGGACCTGCGCGAGGAGGCCCGGCGCGCCGCCGAGCAGCACCGCGACCTCGCCGAGTCGGCGGCCCAGCAGGTGCGCAACGACGCCGAGTCCTTCGCCGCGGAGCGCAAGGCCAAGGCCGAGGACGAGGGCGTCCGGATCGTCGAGAAGGCCAAGAGCGACGCGTCCCAGCTGCGTGCCGAGGCGCAGAAGGACGCGCAGTCCAAGCGCGAGGAGGCGGACGCCCTCTTCGAGGAGACCCGTGCGAAGGCCGCGCAGGCCGCCGCCGACTTCGAGACGAACCTCGCCAAGCGCCGCGAGCAGTCCGAGCGCGACCTGGCGTCGCGTCAGCAGAAGGCCGAGAAGCGTCTCGCGGAGATCGAGCACCGCGCGGAGCAGCTCCGGCTGGAGGCCGAGAAGCTGCGCACCGACGCCGAGCGCCGCGCCCGCCAGACGGTGGAGACCGCGCAGCGGCAGGCCGAGGACATCGTCGCGGACGCGAACGCCAAGGCGGACCGGATCCGTTCGGAATCCGAGCGCGAGCTGGCGGCGCTCACCAACCGCCGCGACTCGATCAACGCGCAGCTCACCAACGTGCGCGAGATGCTGGCGACCCTCACGGGTGCGGCCGTCGCCGCGGCGGGCACGCCCGTCACCGACGACGAGCCCATCTCCCGCGGCGTCCCGGCCCAGCAGTCCCGGTAA
- the scy gene encoding polarized growth protein Scy — protein MRGYERQEREPAADVDHLSRFEAEMERLKTEREKAIQHAEDLGYQVEVLRAKLHEARRTLMSRPAYDSGGDLGYQAEQMLRQAQMQADQLRTDAERELSQARAQTQRILQEHAEQAARLQAELHQEAVTRRQQLDQELSERRQTVESHVNENVAWAEQLRARSESQARRLVDESRAEAEQALAAARAEAERLATEARQRLQSDSEAARGEAEQIMRRARAEAERLLNAASSQAQEATDHAEQLRSSTATESDSARRQASELSRAAEQRNAEAEAALREARAEAEKLVTEAKENAAKSVAGAESTNEQRTRTAKEQVARLVEEATKEAEATKASAEEVVADARAEAEKIVAEASEKARSITAEESASQLAKTAKTAEDVLNKASEEARNTTKAAVEEAERIRAEAEAESDRLRAEAHDLAEQLKGTAKDDTEEYRAKTVELQEEARRLRGEAEQLRSDAVAEGERIRSEARREAVQQIEEAAKTAEELLAKARTDADELRQTATADSEKVRTEAIERASTLRRQAEETLERTRKEAERYRAEAAEQTEELKAEAERAAQELREETERGVEARKAEAADELTRLHTEAESRLSSAEEALTDARAEAERIRREAGEESDRLRSETAERIRTLQAQVEAEIERLRDEAAADASASRAEGEAIAVRLRSDAAAEAERLKSEAQDTADRVRAEAQAAAERLGTEASETLAAAQEEAARRRREAEELLGSARQEADQERRRAREQSEELLASARKRVEEAQTEAVRLVEEAERRAGEMVSAAELHAQQVRDSVAGLHEQAQEEISGLRNTAEHVADRMRREAEEESDRVRADAYAERERATEDANRVRREARDETDAAKSLAERTVAEAIAEAERIRGDASEHAQRVRTEASDTVARADQDASRTRAEARDDANRIRSDAATQADILITEVTAEAERLTRETNEEAERVRAESVAKADRLVGEATGEAERLRAEAAETVGSAQQHADRVRADAERARAAAEAEADRLMAHAREEADNTLDGARKDANKRRSEAAEQVDKLISETAAEADKLLTEAQTQALQTTADAEGQADSMVGAARKEADRLVSEATVEGNSTVERARTDADELLIGARRDATAIRERAEELRDRITAEIEALHTRARREAAETMKSTGDRCDALIKAAEEQLEKATSKAKEIVSEANSEAGKVRIAAVKKAEGLLKEAEQKKSTLVREAEELKAEAIREARRTVEEGKRELEVLVRRREDINAEISRVQDVLVALESFEAPSSGKDGGVKTGAAAGATRSGGKSSDG, from the coding sequence GTGCGGGGCTACGAACGCCAGGAGCGAGAGCCGGCGGCTGACGTCGACCACCTCTCTCGGTTCGAGGCCGAGATGGAGCGGCTGAAGACCGAGCGGGAAAAGGCGATTCAGCACGCCGAGGACCTCGGCTACCAGGTCGAGGTGCTGCGCGCCAAGCTTCACGAGGCGCGCCGCACCCTCATGTCCCGGCCCGCCTACGACAGCGGGGGCGACCTCGGCTATCAGGCCGAGCAGATGCTCCGCCAGGCACAGATGCAGGCCGATCAGCTGCGCACGGACGCCGAGCGTGAGCTGAGCCAGGCACGGGCGCAGACCCAGCGGATCCTCCAGGAGCACGCCGAACAGGCGGCACGGCTCCAGGCGGAGCTGCACCAGGAGGCGGTCACCCGCCGCCAGCAGCTCGACCAGGAGCTGTCGGAGCGCCGGCAGACGGTCGAGTCGCACGTCAACGAGAACGTGGCGTGGGCCGAGCAGCTCCGCGCCCGCAGCGAGTCCCAGGCCCGCCGGCTCGTCGACGAGTCGCGCGCGGAGGCCGAGCAGGCGCTCGCCGCCGCCCGCGCCGAGGCCGAGCGGCTCGCCACGGAGGCCCGCCAGCGGCTCCAGAGCGACTCGGAGGCCGCCCGCGGCGAGGCCGAGCAGATCATGCGCCGGGCCCGCGCCGAGGCCGAGCGGCTGCTGAACGCGGCGTCCTCGCAGGCCCAGGAGGCCACCGACCACGCCGAGCAGCTGCGCTCCTCCACCGCCACCGAGTCGGACTCCGCCCGCCGTCAGGCCTCCGAGCTGAGCCGGGCCGCCGAGCAGCGCAACGCGGAGGCCGAGGCGGCCCTGCGCGAGGCGCGCGCCGAGGCCGAGAAGCTGGTCACGGAGGCGAAGGAGAACGCGGCCAAGTCCGTGGCCGGCGCCGAGTCGACCAACGAGCAGCGCACCCGTACGGCGAAGGAGCAGGTCGCCCGGCTGGTCGAGGAGGCCACGAAGGAGGCCGAGGCCACCAAGGCGTCCGCCGAGGAAGTCGTCGCGGACGCGCGCGCCGAGGCCGAGAAGATCGTCGCCGAGGCCTCCGAGAAGGCCCGCTCGATCACCGCGGAGGAGTCCGCCTCCCAGCTCGCGAAGACCGCCAAGACCGCCGAGGACGTGCTGAACAAGGCGTCCGAGGAGGCCCGGAACACCACCAAGGCCGCCGTAGAGGAGGCCGAGCGCATCCGCGCGGAGGCCGAGGCGGAGTCCGACCGGCTGCGCGCCGAGGCGCACGACCTCGCCGAGCAGCTCAAGGGCACGGCGAAGGACGACACCGAGGAGTACCGCGCCAAGACGGTCGAGCTGCAGGAGGAGGCGCGCCGGCTGCGCGGCGAGGCCGAGCAGCTGCGTTCCGACGCGGTCGCCGAGGGCGAGCGGATCCGTTCCGAGGCCCGGCGCGAGGCCGTCCAACAGATCGAGGAGGCGGCCAAGACCGCCGAGGAGCTGCTCGCCAAGGCCCGCACGGACGCCGACGAGCTGCGGCAGACGGCCACCGCGGACAGCGAGAAGGTCCGCACCGAGGCCATCGAACGCGCGTCCACGCTGCGCCGCCAGGCCGAGGAGACGCTGGAGCGCACCCGCAAGGAGGCCGAGCGGTATCGCGCCGAGGCCGCCGAGCAGACCGAGGAGCTGAAGGCCGAGGCCGAGCGCGCCGCCCAGGAGCTGCGCGAGGAGACCGAGCGCGGGGTCGAGGCCCGCAAGGCCGAGGCGGCCGACGAGCTGACCCGGCTGCACACCGAGGCCGAGTCCCGGCTGTCCTCCGCCGAGGAGGCGCTCACCGACGCCCGCGCCGAGGCCGAGCGGATCCGCCGCGAGGCCGGCGAGGAGAGCGACCGGCTGCGCTCCGAGACCGCCGAGCGCATCCGTACACTCCAGGCGCAGGTCGAGGCGGAGATCGAACGGCTGCGCGACGAGGCCGCGGCCGACGCGTCCGCGTCCCGCGCCGAGGGCGAGGCCATCGCCGTACGGCTGCGGTCGGACGCCGCGGCCGAGGCGGAGCGGCTGAAGTCCGAGGCGCAGGACACCGCCGACCGGGTACGGGCGGAGGCGCAGGCCGCGGCCGAGCGGCTCGGCACGGAGGCCTCGGAGACGCTGGCCGCCGCGCAGGAGGAGGCCGCCCGGCGCCGCCGCGAGGCCGAGGAGCTTCTCGGTTCCGCCCGGCAGGAGGCCGACCAGGAGCGGCGGCGGGCCCGCGAGCAGAGCGAGGAGCTGCTGGCCTCGGCGCGCAAACGCGTGGAGGAGGCCCAGACCGAGGCCGTACGGCTGGTCGAGGAGGCCGAGCGGCGGGCCGGCGAGATGGTGTCGGCGGCCGAACTCCACGCCCAGCAGGTGCGGGACTCCGTCGCCGGGCTGCACGAGCAGGCCCAGGAGGAGATCTCCGGGCTGCGCAACACGGCCGAGCATGTGGCGGACCGGATGCGCCGGGAGGCCGAGGAGGAGTCCGACCGGGTCCGCGCCGACGCCTACGCGGAGCGGGAGCGGGCCACCGAGGACGCCAACCGGGTGCGCCGCGAGGCCCGGGACGAGACGGACGCCGCCAAGTCGCTCGCCGAGCGGACGGTCGCGGAGGCCATCGCCGAGGCGGAGCGCATCCGGGGCGACGCCTCCGAGCACGCCCAGCGGGTCCGTACCGAGGCCTCGGACACCGTCGCGCGGGCCGACCAGGACGCCTCGCGCACCCGGGCGGAGGCCCGGGACGACGCCAACCGCATCCGTTCGGACGCGGCCACCCAGGCCGACATCCTGATCACCGAGGTGACGGCCGAGGCGGAGCGGCTGACGCGGGAGACCAACGAGGAGGCCGAGCGGGTCCGGGCCGAGTCCGTCGCCAAGGCGGACCGGCTGGTCGGCGAGGCCACCGGCGAGGCCGAGCGGCTGCGGGCCGAGGCCGCCGAGACGGTGGGCTCGGCGCAGCAGCACGCCGATCGGGTACGGGCCGACGCCGAGCGGGCGCGGGCCGCCGCGGAGGCGGAGGCCGACCGGCTCATGGCGCATGCCCGCGAGGAGGCCGACAACACCCTCGACGGGGCCCGCAAGGACGCCAACAAACGGCGCTCCGAGGCCGCCGAGCAGGTCGACAAACTCATCTCGGAGACGGCGGCCGAGGCCGACAAGCTGCTCACCGAGGCGCAGACGCAGGCCCTGCAGACCACCGCGGACGCCGAGGGACAGGCCGACTCCATGGTGGGCGCGGCCCGCAAGGAGGCCGACCGGCTGGTCTCCGAGGCGACGGTGGAGGGCAACTCCACGGTGGAGCGGGCCCGTACGGACGCCGACGAGCTGCTGATCGGGGCGCGCCGGGACGCGACCGCCATAAGGGAGCGGGCCGAGGAGCTGCGGGACCGGATCACCGCGGAGATCGAGGCGCTGCACACCCGGGCCCGTCGTGAGGCCGCCGAGACGATGAAATCCACCGGCGACCGCTGTGACGCGCTCATCAAGGCCGCCGAGGAGCAGTTGGAGAAGGCGACGAGCAAGGCCAAGGAGATCGTTTCCGAGGCCAACTCCGAGGCGGGCAAGGTCCGTATCGCCGCGGTGAAGAAGGCGGAGGGTCTCCTGAAGGAGGCCGAGCAGAAGAAGTCCACGCTCGTCCGTGAGGCCGAGGAGCTGAAGGCCGAGGCGATCCGCGAGGCCCGCCGTACGGTCGAGGAGGGCAAGCGCGAGCTGGAGGTGCTGGTCCGCCGCCGCGAGGACATCAATGCGGAGATTTCCCGTGTCCAGGACGTCCTGGTGGCGTTGGAGTCTTTTGAGGCCCCGTCGAGCGGCAAGGACGGTGGAGTCAAGACGGGTGCCGCGGCGGGTGCGACCCGTTCGGGTGGCAAGTCGTCAGACGGCTAG
- the mce gene encoding methylmalonyl-CoA epimerase translates to MLTRIDHIGIACFDLDATVEFYRATYGFEVYHSEVNEEQGVREAMLRINATDDGGASYLQLLEPTREDSTVAKWLAKNGEGVHHIAFGTADVDGEAAAIKDKGVRVLYEEPRVGSMGSRITFLHPKDCHGVLTELVTSAPVESPEH, encoded by the coding sequence ATGCTGACGCGAATCGACCACATCGGGATCGCCTGTTTCGACCTCGACGCCACCGTCGAGTTCTACCGGGCCACCTACGGCTTCGAGGTGTACCACTCCGAGGTCAACGAGGAGCAGGGCGTGCGCGAGGCCATGCTCAGGATCAACGCCACGGACGACGGCGGCGCCTCCTACCTGCAGCTTCTGGAGCCTACCCGCGAGGACTCCACGGTCGCGAAGTGGCTGGCCAAGAACGGTGAGGGGGTCCACCACATCGCCTTCGGTACGGCGGATGTCGACGGTGAGGCAGCCGCGATCAAGGACAAGGGCGTACGCGTCCTGTACGAGGAGCCGCGAGTCGGTTCCATGGGGTCACGGATCACGTTCCTGCACCCCAAGGATTGTCATGGCGTACTGACAGAACTGGTCACTTCGGCGCCAGTTGAGTCACCTGAGCACTGA